From the Quercus lobata isolate SW786 chromosome 6, ValleyOak3.0 Primary Assembly, whole genome shotgun sequence genome, one window contains:
- the LOC115951032 gene encoding transcription factor HEC1-like translates to MDHMEQLKASEDQMEMMMMLEMDKLPEFCGAYNDVNELQTQEFSGPSSTSNNNNISNMSHYMNNPQIASPPSPLFLNLPSTISFPNTNPIQQASTPSFLSGGRAVSTATQKRNSMAAMREMIFRIAAMQPIHIDPESVKPPKRRNVKISKDPQSVAARHRRERISEKIRILQRLVPGGTKMDTASMLDEAIHYVKFLKTQVQSLERAAANRPTGIGFPVAMSSGSNI, encoded by the coding sequence ATGGATCATATGGAGCAGTTAAAGGCATCAGAGGACCAAatggagatgatgatgatgttggaAATGGACAAACTTCCTGAGTTTTGTGGTGCATACAATGATGTCAATGAGTTGCAAACCCAGGAGTTTTCTGGTCCTAGTAGTACTAGCAATAACAACAATATTAGCAATATGTCGCATTACATGAATAACCCACAAATAGCTTCACCACCTTCACCCTTATTTCTAAACCTACCATCCACTATCTCATTCCCTAACACCAACCCAATTCAACAAGCTTCAACTCCATCATTCTTATCAGGTGGAAGGGCAGTTTCTACAGCAACACAGAAGAGGAATTCAATGGCGGCAATGAGAGAAATGATATTTCGGATAGCGGCAATGCAACCAATACACATAGACCCTGAATCAGTGAAGCCACCAAAGAGAAGGAACGTGAAGATTTCAAAGGATCCCCAAAGTGTAGCTGCACGCCATAGAAGAGAAAGGATAAGTGAGAAGATAAGGATTTTGCAAAGACTTGTCCCAGGAGGTACTAAAATGGACACTGCTTCTATGTTAGATGAAGCAATTCACTATGTGAAATTCTTGAAGACACAAGTGCAATCCTTGGAAAGAGCTGCGGCTAATAGGCCAACTGGGATAGGGTTCCCTGTGGCTATGTCTAGTGGGAGTAATATATAG
- the LOC115993676 gene encoding protein ROOT INITIATION DEFECTIVE 3-like: MEVVVASSSIDGGIGCWDVHTGAEQLRYKTCVSPPHGLACVGQRFLASSQIRDPSANSGCILYWSWSKPQVEVKSFPSEPIQPVAANREGTYIVGGGVSGDIYLWEVATGRQLRKWNAHYRAVTCLVFSDDDSLLISGSEDGSVKVWSLFMIFDDLRRQRSDHLYEHNFSEHTLRVTDIVVGYGGSNAIIVSASADRTCKVWSLSKGKLLRNIVFPSIIDAIVLDPGEHVFYAGSRDGKIYIAALSAESTSKSNYGLHIINSLSNHSKAVTCLAYCARGNLLLSGSDDGMVRVWDAKTHNIVRVFKHAKGPVNNILVVRPELNFNFRPNSQASSRRHGSLLPPALDKYRNPTDEDADTTTVIGLQSTCRKSIDPSYFSSHVINNQIKELQQQGSSAAAEMETERLKLECTRSMQMVQQWKKMYENLHQFCVNELLDSDQAGISNGNST, from the exons ATGGAAGTAGTGGTGGCTTCCTCTTCCATCGACGGCGGCATCGGCTGCTGGGACGTCCATACCGGCGCGGAGCAACTCCGTTACAAGACTTGCGTCTCTCCGCCTCATGGCCTCGCCTGCGTTGGCCAACGCTTCCTCGCCTCTTCTCAGATCCGTGATCCCTCCGCCAACTCTGGCTGCATCCTCTACTGGTCTTGGTCCAAG CCTCAAGTAGAAGTTAAGAGCTTTCCTTCGGAACCAATACAGCCAGTCGCTGCTAACCGCGAAGGCACGTACATTGTTGGTGGAGGCGTATCTGGTGATATTTACTTGTGGGAG GTTGCCACTGGTAGACAACTTAGGAAATGGAATGCGCATTATAGGGCTGTTACTTGCTTGGTATTTTCCGATGATGACTCACTGCTAATTTCTGGTTCGGAGGATGGATCCGTTAAAGTTTGGTCCCTCTTCat GATATTCGATGATTTGAGACGACAGCGATCTGATCATCTATATGAGCACAATTTTTCAGAGCACACTTTGCGTGTAACTGATATTGTAGTCGGATATGGAGGAAGCAATGCCATTATAGTATCAGCTTCTGCGGATCGAACTTGTAAG GTGTGGAGCTTAtcaaagggaaaattattaagaaatATCGTATTCCCTTCAATAATTGATGCAATTGTACTTGACCCTGGCGAACATGTCTTCTATGCTGGCAGTAGAGATGGCAAGATATACATTGCTGCACTTAGTGCTGAAAGCACCTCTAAAAGCAACTATGGGTTGCATATCATAAATTCATTATCAAATCACAG cAAGGCTGTTACTTGCTTAGCATATTGTGCACGTGGAAATCTTTTACTTTCTGGATCGGATGATGGTATGGTACGAGTTTGGGATGCTAAAACTCACAACATTGTTCGTGTGTTCAAGCATGCAAAAG GTCCTGTAAACAATATTCTTGTTGTTAGACCAGAGCTCAACTTTAATTTTCGGCCAAATTCACAAGCTTCCTCAAGAAGGCATGGGTCATTGTTACCACCTGCGCTGGATAAATATAGGAATCCAACGGATGAAGATGCAGACACTACGACTGTCATTGGTCTCCAGTCTACTTGCAGGAAATCAATAGATCCTTCATACTTCAGTTCACATGTGATAAATAATCAAATCAAAGAACTTCAG CAACAAGGTTCTTCTGCTGCTGCTGAAATGGAGACGGAAAGACTAAAGCTTGAGTGTACAAGATCTATGCAAATGGTTCAGCAGTGGAAGAAAATGTATGAAAACTTGCATCAATTCTGTGTAAATGAACTTTTGGACAGTGATCAAGCAGGAATCTCCAATGGAAACTCCACCTAA